One Cynocephalus volans isolate mCynVol1 chromosome 7, mCynVol1.pri, whole genome shotgun sequence genomic region harbors:
- the LOC134382532 gene encoding interferon-induced protein with tetratricopeptide repeats 1-like, with protein MSKNADDHQVEDRLKELRCHFTWGLLIEESAIPDLENRVLEEIEFLDTKYNVGIHNMLAYVKHLKGQNEKALESLKEAEELIQRDHANQSDMRSLVTWANYAWVCYHLGRLAGAQTYLDKVESTCEKLASPFRYRMECPEMDCEEGWALLKCGGQNYERAKACFEKALEADPENAEFSTGYAIATYRLDGFNTAIKGTEGCSLHPLRQAIRLSPEDAYIKVLLALKLQEVGQEAEGVKYIEEALTNKSSQTYVFRYAAKFYRKKGSLDKALQLLKTALQATPDSVYLHHQIGCCYREQMIEMKEATKLPRSREDEENADRMMRLAIFHFEHAIQKKPTFTIAYMDLANMYTEQGEQQKVEDTYRKALTLHDGNKSLLQEVHYRYGYFLQCHKQSDNEAITYYLKALYIEPQSNARQKILRALEKSVNRVHQNKSDVESLNLLALVHRLKEGRE; from the coding sequence TAAGAATGCTGATGATCATCAGGTCGAAGATAGGCTGAAGGAACTGAGATGTCACTTTACCTGGGGGCTGCTAATTGAAGAGAGTGCAATACCTGATTTAGAAAACAGGGTCTTGGAAGAGATTGAGTTCCTAGACACCAAGTACAATGTGGGAATACACAACATGCTGGCCTATGTGAAGCACCTGAAAGGCCAGAATGAGAAAGCCTTGGAGAGCTTGAAAGAAGCTGAAGAATTAATCCAGCGAGATCATGCCAACCAATCGGACATGAGAAGTCTGGTGACCTGGGCCAACTATGCCTGGGTGTGCTACCACCTGGGAAGACTGGCAGGAGCCCAGACTTACCTGGATAAGGTGGAGAGCACTTGCGAGAAGTTGGCAAGTCCTTTCCGCTATAGAATGGAGTGTCCTGAGATGGACTGTGAGGAAGGATGGGCCTTGCTGAAGTGTGGAGGACAGAATTACGAACGGGCCAAGGCCTGCTTTGAAAAAGCCCTGGAAGCAGACCCTGAAAACGCTGAATTCAGCACCGGGTATGCAATTGCCACTTATCGCCTAGATGGCTTTAACACAGCAATAAAAGGCACGGAGGGGTGTTCTTTGCACCCCCTAAGGCAGGCCATCAGGCTAAGTCCAGAAGATGCATATATTAAGGTTCTCCTTGCACTGaagcttcaggaagtaggacaagaAGCTGAAGGAGTAAAGTACATTGAAGAAGCTCTGACCAACAAGTCCTCACAGACTTATGTCTTTCGATATGCAGCCAAGTTTTACCGAAAAAAAGGCTCTCTGGATAAAGCTCTTCAGCTCTTAAAAACAGCCTTGCAGGCAACACCCGACTCCGTCTACCTGCATCACCAGATAGGGTGTTGCTACAGAGAACAAATGATCGAAATGAAGGAAGCTACAAAGTTGCCACGTAGCAGAgaggatgaagaaaatgcagacaGAATGATGAGATTAGCCATATTTCATTTTGAACATGCTATACAGAAAAAGCCCACATTTACAATAGCGTATATGGATTTAGCCAACATGTATACAGAGCAGGGTGAACAGCAAAAGGTTGAGGACACGTACCGGAAAGCACTCACCCTGCATGATGGTAATAAGAGCCTATTGCAGGAGGTCCATTATCGTTACGGCTACTTTCTGCAATGTCACAAGCAATCTGACAATGAGGCAATTACCTACTATTTAAAAGCACTATACATAGAACCACAGTCAAATGCTAGACAAAAAATTCTCCGTGCTTTAGAGAAGTCGGTTAACAGAGTTCATCAGAATAAATCTGATGTGGAGAGTTTAAATCTCCTTGCGCTCGTGCACAGATTGAAAGAGGGAAGAGAGTGA